A stretch of DNA from Hydrogenophaga sp. SL48:
TGGCGTCGTACACCGCCGAGACACGCGAGGTCTGCTTGCCGTCCAGCGTGGCCGCCGCATAGGTCTTCTGCAGGTTCAGGTCGGCGTCGAACAGCACCACGCTGTGCGGCAGGTAGTTGGCGGCCATGACCCACTTCCCGTCGCCGCTCACCGCGACGTTGCGCATGTTGAGCCCGGCCCGCACCTCGGCCACCACGCGCAGGCGCCAGAGGTCGTACTTGGTGATCCAGCCGTCGCGCGAACCAAAGAACACGTAGCGACCGTCGGGCGTGAACTTGGGGCCGCCGTGCAGCGCGAAGCGGCTGGCAAAGCGGGTGATGACCTCGAACTTGTCGCCGTCGAGCAGGCTGATGTGGTGGTCACCACCCTCCACCACCACAAAGAGGTTCATGGGGTCGGCGCGCCACAGCGGCTTCGCCGGCTCGCCCGCGGGCGCCGGGTTGAACGTGCGCGAGGCGCGGATGTCGGCCTCGGCCCACACGGGCGCGGGCGACACCGGGGTGCGGATGTGCGCGGCGAGCGCGGCGATGTCGGTGGCGCTGAGCTGCCCGGCAAAGCCCGGCATCTGCGTGGCCGGCCGGCCCTGGGCGATGACCTTCAGCGCCTCGGCCGGGCGCAGTCGCTCCAGGCTCTCGGGCAGCAGCGCCGGGCCCATGAGGCCGGTGCGCTGCTCGCCGTGGCAGGCGGCGCAGTGCTGGGTGTAGAGCGCGGCGGCGTTGGGGGCCAATGGGGTGGTCTGCGCGCCCGCCATGTCCACGCCCATCCAGCACAGGCCCAGCACCAGCGAGGCGCGGGCGACGTTGGCCAGGGTCTCGCGCAAGGAGCGCTTCGGGGTGTCAGGCATGGTCGGCCTCCTGGCGCAGGATGTGAATTTTGCGGAACGGCGTGAGCGCGAGGCGGCCCGCATCGCTGCCGGCCACCGCGCCGATCTCTTCGTCGGTGAGGTAACAGCCCGGGTCTTCGGCCCAGGGATTGCCGGTGAGCTGCTGCGCTCGGGTGCGGGTGTTGCCGCCGCAGATGGCGAAGTGCTGGCAGCTGGCGCAGCGACCTTCGACCGGCCTCGGAAACGCTTTCAGGCCCGCCATCAGCGGCTCGCTGGTGTCGCTCCATATCTGCGAGAACGGGCGCTGGCGCACGTCACCGATCGTGTGGTGCCACCACATGGTGTCGGGGTGCACGTGGCCGAGGTTGTCGATGTTGGCCACGTTGACACCGCTGCTGTTGCCGCCCCAGGCCACCAGGCGCTCGCGCAGCGCGTCCGCCCAGCGCGGAAAGCGCGCCTGCACCCACTGCAGCAGGTAGGGGCCGTCGGCGTCGTTGTTGCCGGTCACGTACTCCTCGTCCAGCCCGCGCCGGGCCGCGTCCCAGGCGCGCTCGAAGAGCAGGTCCAGCGCGTCGCGCGTGGCGAGGTGTTGCGCGTCCTGGCCGCGGTGGATGTTGCCGCGGCCGGCGTAGTTGAGGTGCGAGAAATAGAACTTGTCCACCTGCTCGCTGCGCATCAGGTCCAGCAGCGGCGCGAAGTCCTGTGCGTTGAGCGCGGTCATGGTGTAGCGCAGGCCCACCTTCACGCCACGCGCGTGCAGCAGGCGCACGGCGGCGAGGCTGCGGTCGAACGCGCCGTCGAGCCGGCGGAACCGGTCGTGCGTCTCGCGCAGGCCGTCCAGGCTGATGCCCACGTAGTCGAAGCCGGTCGCGGCGATGCGGTCGGCCATGGGGGCGTCGATCAGCGTGCCGTTGGTGGACAGGCCGGTGTAGAAGCCCATGGCGCGCGAGCGGTTGGCGATGTCGAAGATGTCGGGCCGCATGAGTGGCTCGCCACCGGAGAGGATGAGCACCGGCACGCGGAAGGCCTTGAGGTCGTCCATCACCGTCACGACTTCGCTCCAGCTCAGCTCGCCGGCGTACTCGTGGTCGGCGGAGAGGGCGTAGCAGTGTTTGCAGGTCAAATTGCAACGCCGGATGAGATTCCAAATGACGACCGGACCAGGCCTTTGACTCGCAGCCTCACCAGCACCCTTTCCGGGCTGCTGCCGCACGCGGGGCGCGGGTGTCGGGTACCGGCCGGTCTGTTCGGCTTCGGCGATTTCGCGCATGTACTGGCTGATGCGAAACATGGTGAGGCTTTCGTTTCAGGAGTCGGTCAACCGCAATCCGGTCTTTTTCAGGATCGCGGTCGAATAAAGGATGTCGTGCGCTCGGCAGGCGCTGCCGAGCATCGAAGCGATCTCGCTGGTCTGCTGTTCCACCTCTTCTCGCGAGCGGCCGTGCAGCATGGCGAACAGGTTGTACGGCCACACGGGCAAGCGCCTTGGGCGGCGGTAGCAGTGGCTGACCCCGGGCAGCAGGCCGATGCGTTCGCCAAGCTCATCGACCACGTCGTCGGCGACATCCCACACGCTCATGCCGTTGGCGGTGAAGCCCAGGCGGTAGTGGTTGGGCACGGCGCCGATGCGGCGGATCAGGCCGGCGTCGAGCATGGCCTGCAGGCGCTCGCGCACCTGCTCGCCGCTGATGCCCAGCGTGGCCCCCACGGCTTCGTAGGGTCGCGGCACCAGCGGCAGGCCGGACTGCGTGGCGCGGATCAGTCGGCGGTCGAGTTCATCGAGTGCCATGGGCGCCTCCTGCGAACAAAGGCAGTTTCAGCTCCACAAAGAACTCGCGCTCCTTGGGGAATGCGTACACCGGCAAACCGGTCACCGCTTCGATGCGGTGGACCACGGGCTCGATCTGTTCGGCCGACTCGACCGCCAGCACGAACCACATGTTGAGCGGCGTGGCGCCGGGCTGGTCCGGGTGGGCCGATTCACGGCGGTAGTTGTGCGCCACCTCGTTCATCGCATCGAGCTGGGCCGCGACCGCATCAAAGCGCTCCTCGGGCACGGCCATGGCGGCCAGCACGAAGCGGCCACCCACGCGTTCGATCTGGAACAGTGGTCCGAAGCGGGTCAGGTCGCCGTGCGACAGCAGGTTCTGCAGCCGCTCGATCACCGCGTCTTCGCTGCAACCGAGCTGGGCGGCCACGTCGGCGAAAGGCCGGTCACTCAGTGGGAAGCCGCCGTGCAGGAAACCGACCAGGCGAACGTCATCCGGCGAAAGCATGGGACACCTCCTGCGGCGGTGGAGCCAGCGCGCGAAAGCGGTGCGCGCCGGTCTGTTTGAAACGGCGGGTGGAAAACAGCACGGCGTGCCGGTGTGCGTCCAGCCCGGCGGCGGGCACCACGCGGTCGATCACTTCCTGCACCACGGCGCGGTCGGTGCCGTGCACCATGCAGTACAGGTTGTAGGGCCACTGCGGCGCGCGCTCGCGCCGGTAGGCCAGGGTCACGCCGGGCTGGCGCGCCAGCGCCTCGCCGCAGGTGTCCACCGATTCATCGGGCACGTCGAACACGGTCATGGCGTTGGCGGCAAACCCGAGCTCGTGGTGCCTCACCACGACGCCGAAGCGCTTGAGCGTGCCGGCGTCGAGCCAGCGCTGCAGCGTGCAGAGCAGGTCCTCGACCGGGCGGCCGGTGTCGTCGGCCCAGGTGTCGAAGGGGCGCGTGGTGATCGGCAGGCCGGCCTCCACGCGCTCGGCCAGCGGCCGCTCGTCCGCCCCAATGGGTTCGGCGCGGGCCACGCGTGGTACCCGCATGGGCATCAAGGCGGTGCGGTGGCGCAGATCAAAACCGAGGTCGATGCGGTAGGCGCGCTGCATGCGCAGGCGCAGCGCGGGCAGGCCGGTGGCCCGCTCCAGCATCCGCATCGCCGCTTCCACGGCCGGCGCGTCGCGCCCGGTCATGACGAACCAGAGGTTGAGGGCGTGCTCGCGTTCGTAGTTGTGGTTCACGCCCGGGTGGGCCGACACGGTGGCGGCGACCTCGTGCAGCCGGTCATGGGGCACCGCCATCGCCGCCAGCAGCGCCGCCCCGCCGGCACCCGGCGCGAACACGCCACCGATGCGGCTGATGGCGCCCGCGCGCTGCAGCCGCTCGCAGGCCGCGAGCACATCGGCCTCGCTCAGGTCCAGCGCCAGGGCGAGGTGGGCAAAGGGCTCCCGCACCAGCGGAAAGCCGTGTTGCCAGGGGTTGAGCAGCGCGAGATCGTCCGGACTCATGGTTCAGAACCCCACACGCGCAGCACGCGCGGTGAAGAAGATGCCGCTGGGCGCGGGCACGTCGAGCCGCGCGCGGGTGGCGAAGCTCTGCGTGTCGATCACGCTCACGCGGTGGTCGTCGCGGCTGCTGATCCACACCGCTTCGCCCCGCGGCGTGAACTCCATGTGCAGCACGGCCTTGCCGGGCTCCAGTGTCTGCACGATGGCCTGGCTCTGCGTGTCGATGACCTGCACGCGGTGGTAGTCGGGCACGGAGAAATTCACCCACACCTGGCGACCATCGGGCCGCGCCATCACGAACACCGGCTGGCCGGCCACGGGGATGCGGCCGACTTCGGCCCAGGTCTCCGTGTCCACCACCAGCACCTCGTGGCGCCCGATGGCGGGCAGGTAGGCGCGGCGCCCGGCCACGGCCCAGCCGCGCAGGTGCGGCATCTTGTAGACCGGCAGCGGTTCCTGGCCCTTGCCGTAACCGCCGAGGATGCGCTGGACTTTCGGATCGGTGGCCCAGAGGTCGAGCTGGGCCAGGCCGTCTTCGCCGAACAGGCCGGCGATGTAGTGGCGGCCATTGGGCGTGACCAGCGCGTCGTAGGGCTGGCGGCCGATGTTCTCGAACTTGGTGGTCTTGGGGTTCTTGGGGTCCGAACAGTCGGTGACCCAGATCGCGTTGGCGTCGAACAGGCTGTAGGCGAAACGCCGGCCCGGCAGATCGACCAGGCCCACGACCCGGGACAGTTTGCCGGGGCCGTACTCGGCCGGGATGTGTGCCAGCAGTTCCAGCGTGCGCGCATCGAACACCTTCACACCGCCGGGCGTGTAGTTCTGTGCCGCGACCAGCGTGCCGTCGGCGCTGATGGCGCCGCCGATGGAGTTGCCCGCCTGCATCACGCGGCGGGTGATGCGGCGCTCCAGCAGGTGGACCTGGGTGAGGCCACCGTCGCGCCCGAACACGTAGGCGAACAGGCCGTCGCGCGAGAACACCACCGAAGCGTGCGACAGGTCGCCCAGGCCGGGCACCTCGCCGATCAGCGCCTGGGCCGTGGTGTCCACGAGGTAGAGCGTGCCGTTGGCGCGGCCGATGACCACGCCGAGGTCGCCGGTGCCGCGCAGGACTTGGGTCGCGCAGCCGGGCAACACGCCCAGCGCGCCGATGGAAGACAGGGTGGCCGCAGCGGCGAGCCATTCACGGCGTTTCATGGTGCTTTCACCACTTCTTCAGGAAAGCCCTGCTGCAGGCGCAGCGCGATCCAGCGCGCCTCGGGCTCGCTGAGCATCGCCTTCCAGGGCGGCATGGGGGTGCCCGGCCGGCCGTGGAAGATCACGGCGGCCAGGCTGTCAATGGGGACGTCGGCCAGGGCCTCGCGCGTCAGCGCCGGGCCGAGGCCGCCGGTCAGGCGCATGCCGTGGCACGAGCCGCAGTCCTGCCGCACCATGCGCACCAGCTCGCGCGAACGCGAAGCATCGGGCGCAGGCCCCGACTGTGCGAAGGCCGAAACAGGCCCCAGCAACAGCGCAGACAGGACAGCAGCGAAGCGCAGCACGGCAGGCCTCCCGGATCAGGACTTGAGGATCACCGCGATGGCGTCCTTGAGGTCCTGATCCGCGATCTTGTCCGGACCGTTGGGCGACATGGGAATCGGGCCATACACACCCGAGCCGCCCTTGCGCACCTTGTCAAACAACTTGGCCACCACGTCCTGCCCCTTGTACTTGGCCGCGATGTCCTTGAACGAAGGACCGACCAGCTTCTTGTCCTTCGCATGGCAGGCCATGCAACCGGACTTGGTCAAGGCGGCCTCGCCGTCGGCCAAGGCAGCGCCCGAACCCAGCGCCATGAACGACGCCAGCAACAGCAGATTCACTTTTTTCATAAAGACTCCAGAAGAAACGCAACGAAGACGAAGTGCCCCCACCCAGGGCCCCGTGGAACCGGCTTTGCCGGGCCACCAGGGCCGTCCCCCCTCAGGGGGGAAGCCGCAAAGCGGCGCAGGGGGGAGATCAGTAAACGTCGTTCTGCGTGTTGTGCACGTTGAAGTGGCCCGTCGGCGTGATCAGACGCGGGTCCTTGATCACGGCCTTGAGCTTGAGCGTCTTGTCATCGACGATGACCAGCGCGCTCTCCTTGTTCTTGGCGCTCCACACCGAGAACCACACCTCGTCGCCCGCCTTGTTGAACTCGGGCTGCACGACGCGTTTGGCGCCGTCGTCCTTGATGCCCGCCCACTCGGCGATCGGCAGCACGACAAACCCTTTCTCCAGGTTGTTGATGTCGTACACCGCGACCGACTGCGAGATCTTCGGATCGGGGTTCAGTGGCGTGTCCGAATACAGGTGCTTGCTCTTCGGGTGGCTCTTGATGAACAGCGCACCGCCGCCCTGGCCGGTGAGGGTCTGAACGACCTTCCAGGCTTCCTTGGGGTGCTTGACCGGATCGGTGCCGATGAGCGAGATGGTCTCGTCACCCAGGTGGCCGGTGGACCACACGGGGCCGAACTTCGGATGGGTGAAGTTCGCACCGCGACCGGGGTGGGGAATCTTGCCCACGTCGATCAGCTGGGTCAGCTTGCCTTCCTTCAGGTCGACCGCAGCGATCTTGTTGCTGTTGTTGGCCGCCACCATGAAGTAGCGCTTGGTGGAGTCCAGGCCGCCGTCGTGCAGGAAGCGCGCGGTGCCGATGGTGGTGACCTTGAGCGCGTCGATGTTGGAGTAGTCCACCAGCAGCGTCTGGCCGGTTTCCTTCACGTTCACGACGAACTCGGGCTTGTAGTGGCTGCCGACGATGGAGGCCACGCGCGGTTCGGGGTGGTACTCCTGCTTGTCGACGGTCATGCCGCGGGTCGCCACGATCTTCAGCGGCTCCAGCGTGTCACCGTTCATGATCACGAATTGCGGCGGCCAGTAGGAACCGGCGATCGCGTACTTGTCTTCGAAGCCCTTGTACTTGCTGGTCTCCACCGAACGCGCTTCGAGACCGGTGCGGATCTCGGCCACGTTGTCGGGCATCTCCATCCAGAGGTCGATCATGTTGATCTTGGCGTCGCGCCCGATCACGAACAGGTAGCGGCCCGAGGCCGACAGGCGCGAGATGTGCACCGCGTAGCCGGTCTTGACGATGTTGATGATCTTCTTGGTGTCGCCGTCGATCAGCGCCACTTCACCCGTGTCCCGCAGCGTGGTGCTGAAGATGTTGGTGATGTTGAAGTTGTTCATCTTCTTCTTCGGCCGCTTCTCCGGCGGCACGATGACCTTCCAGGTCGCCTTCATCTGCTCCATGCCGAACTCGGGCGGGGTCGGTGGCTCGTGCTGGATGTAGCGCGCCATCATGTCCACCTCTTTTTCGGTCATCTCGCCACTGGTCTGCCAGTTCGGCATGCCGGCCGGCGAGCCGTAGGCGATGAAGACCTTGAGGTAGTCCGTGCCCTTGCCCACGGTGATGTCGGGCGTGAGCGGCTTGCCGGTGGCGCCCTTGCGCAGCACGCCGTGGCAGCCCGCGCAGCGCTCGAAGTACACCTTGCGCGCCACATCGAACTCGGCCTGCGTCATGGGCGGCGCCTTCGGGTTCACGCTCTGCACCATGGGCTCGGCGCCGATGGGGGAACTGCCCGCCTGATAGTTCGCCTCGGCCGGGCTGACCTTCTTGTCGGCCGTCTGCGCGAAAGCGCCGGCGCCGAGCATGGCAGCCATGGCCAGCGTGGTCAGGCGAATGATCGTTCTGGGTTTCATGGGTTTCTCTCTCTCCGTCGTGGATCAGCTGTTGATGTGGCCGTCCCGGTTGGGGCTTTGGACCCATTCGCCCGGCTGCTGTCCAAGACCGTGGCGAACAGGAGAGATCGTCAAGGCGGGAACGCGGCCTGTCCTTGAACTGGTTCAAGGACAGGCCATCAAGGCGTCAGAACAATGGGCCCTGTTCAGAGAAGAAAAGCCACGAGAACGGAGCACCCCCATGAACCTGGTCCACCTCGGCCACCTGTTGGTCCCTGATCGCTCCCCGCAGGCCACCGCGCCCGGCACCGTCACGCTGGTGGGCGCGGGCCCTGGCGACCCGGAACTGCTCACGGTCAAGGCCGTGAGGGCGCTGCAGGCCGCAAAGCTGGTGCTCTACGACCACCTGGTGAGCCCCGCCGTGCTCGACCACCTCAGCCCCGATGCCGAGCGCATCTACGTGGGCAAGGAGTCGTCGCGCCACACCCTGCCCCAGGCCTCGATCATCGAACTCATGGTCCAGCTGGCGCGCGGCGGCCGTTCGCTGTTGCGCCTCAAGGGCGGCGACGGCTACATCTTCGGTCGGGGCGGTGAAGAGGCCCAGGCGCTGGCCGCCGAGGGCATCCCGTTCACGGTGGTGCCGGGCCTCACCGCCGCGCAGGGCGCTGCCGCCTCGGTGGGCATCCCGCTCACCCACCGCGACCACGCCTGCGCCCTGGTGCTGGCCACCGGCCACACGCGCGACGACAAGGGCCTGGACATGGACTGGGCCATGCTCGCGCGCCCGCGCCAGACCGTGGTGCTCTACATGGGGGTGAACAACCTGCCCGAGATCTGCCGCCAGCTGCTCGCCCACGGCCTGCCGCCCGGCACGCCAGCGGCGCTGGTGGAGAAGGCCACGATGCCCGAAGAACGCTGCATCACCGGCACGGTGGCCGAGCTGCCCGCGCTGGCGCTGCGCCACCAGGTGCGCCCGCCGGCGCTCATCATGATCGGCGGGGTGGTGGCGCTGCGCGCGCAGCTGCAGCCCCAGGAAACGGCCCCGGCGCTGCAAGCCGAACGGCCCCGGGACGGCTCCAGCGCCGTGATGGAACGGTCCGCGATGGCGTGAGGGGGCGTTGAGCGGGCGCCGTCAGGGCGTCGCCGCGGCGCGCTGCTGCAGGGCCCAGTAGGCCAGGCCGGTGGACGTGTCGGCCGCCACACCGCCCACCGCCTCGGGCAGCATCGGATACACACCGCCGTAGTTCATGATGACGATCACGTCTTCCGGGCGCCAGAGGCCTTCATTGGCCACCGCGTTGTAGGTGGCCTGGAACGAAGCCAGCCAGCCCGGGGTGGTTCTGTTGGCGTTGCTGGCGAACCAGATGAAGGGCCGCCCGCGCACGTGGGTTTCGCGGATCGCCCGGCGGAACGCTTCTCCGAGCTTCCCGCTCGTGCACCCACCCAGCGGGCACTCGATGAAGGTGCCCTTGCTGCTGCGGAAGGCCATCAAAGCGTTGGGGTTGTTGTAGATGTACTTGGCGTTGGTCGGGTCGAAGTTCTGCGGCTGCCAGCCGGTGTAGACGGCCCCGTACCGGCGGGTCGCCGACGCGGCGGGGTCGGTGTAGATCGCTTCGGCCTGGGCCACGGTGCGCCCGTTCCAGCGGCTGGTGTCGCTGGTGTAGAAGGCGATGGCTTCGGGGTTGAGGCTCTGGTCGAGGTCGGGGTAGAGCTCCTGGAGGTTGTTGAACGCGCTGAGCGGC
This window harbors:
- a CDS encoding cytochrome D1 domain-containing protein, encoding MPDTPKRSLRETLANVARASLVLGLCWMGVDMAGAQTTPLAPNAAALYTQHCAACHGEQRTGLMGPALLPESLERLRPAEALKVIAQGRPATQMPGFAGQLSATDIAALAAHIRTPVSPAPVWAEADIRASRTFNPAPAGEPAKPLWRADPMNLFVVVEGGDHHISLLDGDKFEVITRFASRFALHGGPKFTPDGRYVFFGSRDGWITKYDLWRLRVVAEVRAGLNMRNVAVSGDGKWVMAANYLPHSVVLFDADLNLQKTYAAATLDGKQTSRVSAVYDATPRNSFVVALKDIPELWEISYNPKAEPIYDGLVHDYKMGEAIAKPGFHGVRRTPLDEPLDDFFFDQSYRHVLGATRPKTAEGSATAQVVNLDARRKIADLPIAGMPHLGSGITFAWNGSTVLASPNLKGGAIDVIDMKTWKPVTTIPTPGPGFFMRSHESSRFAWTDSMMSPTAKDTMTIIDKTTLQPVATVKEPGRTLAHIEFTKDGRYALASVWEMDGALIVYDAATFKEVKRLPMSKPVGKYNVWNKITRSEGTSH
- a CDS encoding Lrp/AsnC family transcriptional regulator — encoded protein: MLSPDDVRLVGFLHGGFPLSDRPFADVAAQLGCSEDAVIERLQNLLSHGDLTRFGPLFQIERVGGRFVLAAMAVPEERFDAVAAQLDAMNEVAHNYRRESAHPDQPGATPLNMWFVLAVESAEQIEPVVHRIEAVTGLPVYAFPKEREFFVELKLPLFAGGAHGTR
- a CDS encoding c-type cytochrome, with protein sequence MLRFAAVLSALLLGPVSAFAQSGPAPDASRSRELVRMVRQDCGSCHGMRLTGGLGPALTREALADVPIDSLAAVIFHGRPGTPMPPWKAMLSEPEARWIALRLQQGFPEEVVKAP
- the ahbB gene encoding siroheme decarboxylase subunit beta — encoded protein: MSPDDLALLNPWQHGFPLVREPFAHLALALDLSEADVLAACERLQRAGAISRIGGVFAPGAGGAALLAAMAVPHDRLHEVAATVSAHPGVNHNYEREHALNLWFVMTGRDAPAVEAAMRMLERATGLPALRLRMQRAYRIDLGFDLRHRTALMPMRVPRVARAEPIGADERPLAERVEAGLPITTRPFDTWADDTGRPVEDLLCTLQRWLDAGTLKRFGVVVRHHELGFAANAMTVFDVPDESVDTCGEALARQPGVTLAYRRERAPQWPYNLYCMVHGTDRAVVQEVIDRVVPAAGLDAHRHAVLFSTRRFKQTGAHRFRALAPPPQEVSHAFAG
- a CDS encoding cytochrome D1 domain-containing protein encodes the protein MKRREWLAAAATLSSIGALGVLPGCATQVLRGTGDLGVVIGRANGTLYLVDTTAQALIGEVPGLGDLSHASVVFSRDGLFAYVFGRDGGLTQVHLLERRITRRVMQAGNSIGGAISADGTLVAAQNYTPGGVKVFDARTLELLAHIPAEYGPGKLSRVVGLVDLPGRRFAYSLFDANAIWVTDCSDPKNPKTTKFENIGRQPYDALVTPNGRHYIAGLFGEDGLAQLDLWATDPKVQRILGGYGKGQEPLPVYKMPHLRGWAVAGRRAYLPAIGRHEVLVVDTETWAEVGRIPVAGQPVFVMARPDGRQVWVNFSVPDYHRVQVIDTQSQAIVQTLEPGKAVLHMEFTPRGEAVWISSRDDHRVSVIDTQSFATRARLDVPAPSGIFFTARAARVGF
- the ahbB gene encoding siroheme decarboxylase subunit beta, with product MALDELDRRLIRATQSGLPLVPRPYEAVGATLGISGEQVRERLQAMLDAGLIRRIGAVPNHYRLGFTANGMSVWDVADDVVDELGERIGLLPGVSHCYRRPRRLPVWPYNLFAMLHGRSREEVEQQTSEIASMLGSACRAHDILYSTAILKKTGLRLTDS
- a CDS encoding nitrite reductase, with product MKPRTIIRLTTLAMAAMLGAGAFAQTADKKVSPAEANYQAGSSPIGAEPMVQSVNPKAPPMTQAEFDVARKVYFERCAGCHGVLRKGATGKPLTPDITVGKGTDYLKVFIAYGSPAGMPNWQTSGEMTEKEVDMMARYIQHEPPTPPEFGMEQMKATWKVIVPPEKRPKKKMNNFNITNIFSTTLRDTGEVALIDGDTKKIINIVKTGYAVHISRLSASGRYLFVIGRDAKINMIDLWMEMPDNVAEIRTGLEARSVETSKYKGFEDKYAIAGSYWPPQFVIMNGDTLEPLKIVATRGMTVDKQEYHPEPRVASIVGSHYKPEFVVNVKETGQTLLVDYSNIDALKVTTIGTARFLHDGGLDSTKRYFMVAANNSNKIAAVDLKEGKLTQLIDVGKIPHPGRGANFTHPKFGPVWSTGHLGDETISLIGTDPVKHPKEAWKVVQTLTGQGGGALFIKSHPKSKHLYSDTPLNPDPKISQSVAVYDINNLEKGFVVLPIAEWAGIKDDGAKRVVQPEFNKAGDEVWFSVWSAKNKESALVIVDDKTLKLKAVIKDPRLITPTGHFNVHNTQNDVY
- the cobA gene encoding uroporphyrinogen-III C-methyltransferase — protein: MNLVHLGHLLVPDRSPQATAPGTVTLVGAGPGDPELLTVKAVRALQAAKLVLYDHLVSPAVLDHLSPDAERIYVGKESSRHTLPQASIIELMVQLARGGRSLLRLKGGDGYIFGRGGEEAQALAAEGIPFTVVPGLTAAQGAAASVGIPLTHRDHACALVLATGHTRDDKGLDMDWAMLARPRQTVVLYMGVNNLPEICRQLLAHGLPPGTPAALVEKATMPEERCITGTVAELPALALRHQVRPPALIMIGGVVALRAQLQPQETAPALQAERPRDGSSAVMERSAMA
- the nirJ gene encoding heme d1 biosynthesis radical SAM protein NirJ; this translates as MFRISQYMREIAEAEQTGRYPTPAPRVRQQPGKGAGEAASQRPGPVVIWNLIRRCNLTCKHCYALSADHEYAGELSWSEVVTVMDDLKAFRVPVLILSGGEPLMRPDIFDIANRSRAMGFYTGLSTNGTLIDAPMADRIAATGFDYVGISLDGLRETHDRFRRLDGAFDRSLAAVRLLHARGVKVGLRYTMTALNAQDFAPLLDLMRSEQVDKFYFSHLNYAGRGNIHRGQDAQHLATRDALDLLFERAWDAARRGLDEEYVTGNNDADGPYLLQWVQARFPRWADALRERLVAWGGNSSGVNVANIDNLGHVHPDTMWWHHTIGDVRQRPFSQIWSDTSEPLMAGLKAFPRPVEGRCASCQHFAICGGNTRTRAQQLTGNPWAEDPGCYLTDEEIGAVAGSDAGRLALTPFRKIHILRQEADHA
- a CDS encoding c-type cytochrome — translated: MKKVNLLLLASFMALGSGAALADGEAALTKSGCMACHAKDKKLVGPSFKDIAAKYKGQDVVAKLFDKVRKGGSGVYGPIPMSPNGPDKIADQDLKDAIAVILKS